The Danaus plexippus chromosome 20, MEX_DaPlex, whole genome shotgun sequence sequence CGATGAAAACACTgcaaacttaaaaaatttcaagcaTTTTGGCAATTGCGTGCGCATGCGTTTTGGTGTTACTTTGGAACGTCACAACATACAGACGTCAAAACGTTCACACGTGTAAGCTCTGGAGCATGTAAATAGTGCCTTTTActatggatttaattttattcttattggTAAGTATATAACAGACTGTGTTAAGtctaaaatcattaataacccgttgatattttttattgattcattattttttcttcactttgttatttctatgaatagatacatataagataatttaaatatttacattaaacatacaataggtttttatttatttccatgtACCGTAGAACTGTAGACTCGCACAAACTTCACACTCAAACACAGAATTGCGCAGTCCACAGCTTACTTCATGTCACACAAGCAAAACACTAGAGAATACCAAACGcatacaaattttaacatattctaTTCATATACAACATTTACAACTGATAACTTATTgttatgtgttatttttattagtttaattggTGTTTTTCTGCGCGGTTAGAGGTAAGTGTTCCTGGAGATGCCCCAATTTAATCCTATTTACGTCAATCTAGTGTCTTCGTCACAGCGCCGTCTACAGTGTCTCGTTCGTGTTAAAATCCAAATATCCTATAaagctttcataaaatattttttgtaatttgtgTCTATATATGGAAAGATCCGTGATATTCAGTTTATCAAAAGGGAAAGCTTGTTGTTTGTGATACACTGAACTGTTTGATAAGTATTCGGTGCATATGTACTTTTAAGTTCCCACGAAACTTTTAACtctcatattattaatgtattttttgtacaataaaaattaatgtattcatttaatctatttgctaataattattatatttatatttataacgagtaaattgtataaaaatatattcggtATTAGTTCGCGGATGGAAAAAGATGTAAGCTTACGTCAtcgttacataaatatatcgaCTTATAATTCATAACATTCATAACGCCGGGGACGTTGGCATCAATTGAGACTAACAGCGCACTTAGGGGTTGCCTGCACTGCGCTGAATCGATCGTGACGGCGCGCGTGCGCGAACAACATCATACGTCAGTGGTGTGAAATCGCGAGTGGTAGCAGGTCTCGCCATGCCGAAACCCACCCCCGTGGAGGACCTCATAATACCCCCTCAAGACCAAAAAATATGCGGGACCATATGCGTCTGCCAAATGACGGCCATACTCAGCTGCGTCGCGATTGTGTACCTGACCGTTGCAATCTACATGCCGTACACTCGGGCGATCGCATCGGGGATCGACCCGACTCCGATCATGTGCACGACGACGAGGGCCGTTAACAAAGAGAATTGCGATTGGGGCTCGTGTGGGGAATGGTGCTTGAGCAAAACCTCGGGCGCCTGCATTCAGATCTACGTCAACCTCAGGAAGAACGGCTCTTCGTTATTACTGTCCGAATGTGGCAGTGCTGCAAACAAAACCTGTTACGGCATAGACCAAGAGAACGCCAAAAAGTATCATTGTATACGAGACGAATGCAGAAATCTGACTGGAACGTTCAATTGCACGGAaggaaaatgtataaacataaCAGACGCTTTCGAATGCGCTTTTAGAGATACAGATCCTCCCTTGAAATGTTCAGGTAGAAGAGGAAAAATAACTTGTATAGATGTCCACGGATTATTTTCATGTAGTAGAGGCACTTGTAGAAAAATAAGAACACCATACAACTGTGACAGGCGCTGTGTTGACATCCCTACTCGTAACAAGAACGTCATAGTATTGAGTGGTGACAGAGTCTTCCTAGCAAAATGTGCTAAATTGGCGCAAGAGGAAGGTGGTAATGTAGTTTGGACTGACTCAGGAGAAGAAGTTTTAATGTTGTCTTGTCATGCAGTTCATAACGGCTCATCGGGGGTGGTAGCTGTAGATTGTATTAACGCGGCTTTGTTGCCCCGTACTGAAATATCGGATCtaacaaattttacatatttacaatatttatatacctcaAAGGCAACACCTAATAGACTTATCGCTCCGTCTGAAGTGGAGTTAACATTAGCGAATGACAGCAGATTGATGATAAATCTAGAAGGATGTGTCAATACACTTGCTGATGAATGTAAGGAATTCTTAAAAGATTATGGACGTGATGGTACCGACCACAACGCCAAAGCCAGATTCCCCTGTTTTTATACAGAGAGCAATCCAGACACCGTGGTAGCGAGATTTGATTTGGACGCCACCTATCGTCAATTCATTGTAGCTTTAATACTCCCCACAGTTCTAATTGTAGTTTCGTGTATAACTTTAATGTTGTGTCAAAAGACGGTTGAAGTGGGAGACGATGCAAAGATGCGAATTAAAGGTTGCGGAAGTGGACAAGCTGATATGCAACTATCTCCGAACGATCCTGTATCTCCCCTCTGAGATCAGTCACgtgagatattttttctatcaCGTTCTCTCCAAAATAAAGCCTTgctatatacttttaatatatacaatataacgATCGAATAAGCTGCAAAAAAATCCACGTATATTATCGAACAATAACGGAATTGTTCTTTTGTTTCTATAACAGTTAGTTAATAATTCAAacgaaatttcttttattaaaatcgattgtgtcaaattaatttcagcCGAAAGATATTTTCGAATCGAGCATGAATAGTTAAACACGGCATGCGGCACGCAATGACCTTGACCCGGAAAAACTTTTACGTAAACGAAATATACTTCAGTACTCACAAAGCGCACGGCATTTGATCACGAATCGTGTTATGTACAACCTTTacggatatttttaaaaatttctctaTAGcaataacatatgtacattatttaatgtcGGTAGTGGATAAAttggacttttttttattttccaggtGTTCCCCTCCTATGTGAGGGCCCGGCTGGTTCATTTAGAGACGACTAATTGCTTTCTGTGCTGCTGTTAAAAATCTCTCCTGATGTCGACGATAAGCAGATCTCGAACAAGTCTTTCTCCTGCCACCTCTGAAAGATCTACACTTCCTATGGGCGCTTCCGCTGAGCCAGGCAGCCCGGAGTTCCAACCCTTAGAGCCGACAAGGGAGCAGTTGCTTGCACATTTCTTCGAGAGATTCAAATTCTACACCTCGCTCTGCCTTGGCACGTCAGCTATACTCGCTGTATTCGCATTCTTATTCTTAATTCCGTTCGTAGTAGAGCCAGCTATACAGACGATACTGGCTGAATTTGCACCAGAAGCTGGTATTTGCGCTGTATCGGATCACGTGTACGCTAACACTCTAACGAACTGCACATGGGCTTCCTGCCGAGAGGGTTGTACCACTACCCATACAAAATGCCACAAAATCCGCGTGAATCTAGCAAGGCGACCATTCGAAGACAATACTCCTGTGCCGACTGAATGGGACGCTACAGATTTGAAATTTCTGATAAATCCCGAAGGTTGCGGTTATCCGCCGCGAGTGAATTGTTCAGAATTTGCAAACGATTACGCCGGAAAGAAAGCACCTAAGATTTTCCCTTGCTACTACAGTATGACGAGACCAGACCTTGTGGTGGCGAGATACTCCTGGGACACAACTATCAGGGGTCTGGTTTTGGCTCTGGTGCTGCCGACAACGGTCTTCGTCTTCAGTCTCAGTGTACTCGCGTACTGGCATTGCCATTGCTGCGACAGAGCCTGCAATAGGCGGGTGCACGCAGAATCCTATGCTAGCAAAGAAGAGTAAGTGTGACTTTTATAATTACGAACATCGTtcccttattttatatttagtttatgatTATGATATTGCAggaagaatataattttgaagtttGATGCTGAAACCTCATAGCAGTAGATTTTTCACAACTTATTGTTACCAAGTATGTTCTATGTTGGCACTCGAGTTGATTAGTACcacattttgttaatatttttagattaacaCTTGAGATTAGCtgaacaattaaaatgtagtataaaaatgtatttgcaCAGTTCTCAGCGCATCGCTAGAATAGATCAATAACATCAGATTTGTACGGACATCCGGTCACCTGACCGACTAAGTTACATAAGACTGTATTTTCCTTTCAAAGGATGTCTCAGAGTATGATttgatttatatgatattttatgttgtcctaattgttttttacagTAGCAAGCTCCTGTGTGAACTTGACGAAGATCCCAGTGACGACGTGTTCTGACGGCGAACTACCACCGCCCGCCGTCGCGCCTCGCCAAGAAACGATGGTTACACACAGCTGtaaacacacaaacatacataccaTCAAACTATATATCACAATGACGTGCCGTTCTACTCAGACTCAGGCTTGCGAGCaaattgtgtaaaaaaaaaaacgtctcTATATTCAAACTTGGGGCTAGGCCGGGTAGTTAAGGATCTAATCGTGTTTCGCTACGTTTAAGTATTCGATGTAAAATCCGTTGGTTGATGCTTTAAGTCTATCATGtggttcaataaatattttattaattaaataaaaaatgtacaaatattataaaagaatcaagtttataataaaattaaaatattaatagtttgcaTGTCGTCGGTAGCTTTTTAACGCAatcaaatattctattatataatatataaaacctctttgaATATGTCACGCCACGGTCGAGTAACCGTCTTTGTGGCCAGAGCCTACCGTACTCACCTAATGCACCTTTATTAATAGTTGTAAGTAAGATTCTATAcagatattcatttatttttaaacatagacAATAATTAACGAAAacccattttaaaaattatttgcagATTAATGCATTTTTAATACGTTGTATAGAAATTGATTAAGGACTTCGTTAAATTTATCTGCCTATATCAGAATATTAGCAACCACTCCCATGTAAATATGATTGAAATCTATTCTCATATAAGATATTTCGCTAACCACTACGCAAGACGTCTgcgtgtatttaaaaataaaattataattagggtaacatcatattaaaaatacatctcatatcgatatattaataacaatatttatattatttagtatcaaatttcattataatttttttatcttctttttttcttcaataCACAAAACTCTGACGCCTTAGACAAATCGCCTGCCAGAAGATTGTGATATTTAAGCTTAATtgtaacgaaaaatattaaatatcaattagaATTAGGCTTCGTGTGATAACGTTGTTATAGTGTCGTTAAGCGGACGTGACCGCGCGCATGACTTACAGAACCCGGACGCACGCGCATGAGGCGCTCAGCatgttggaaaaaaaaattgaaatttgaaataaaaaaataaacatagtaatatattattcctgttataattatttttgtgatatCGATATTTCTCACGGTTgttgttcatttaaattatatcaattattctTATCGTCTTAatggtaatattttgtaaatacaataCTTTATTGTGATGTTTGTGTAAATATAACTTGAGTTCTAATTTTTTTGCATCGCCGCATACACCGGATGAATAAAGCTTTTGTTtataactgtatttttattaaccttCCGGTTTAAATGCATAttgataatcaaaatatattatatattatggggttttccaatagggacgcttgaactttgacagctgattgcggccatgttgtttgagtgacagctgtcaaatgcagtgtgttatattcattccgtcctcccaaaccaccatggcaggttacagtgtcgagcagcacgtgcaaatcataaaattgttttatgaaaatgggtcttcagttcgagcaacgttccgcgcactttgcccgttttacggtcgcgatgatcgtcctgccgagtcgactatccgtcgattggtggacaaattcgagtcaaccgggtcagttaacaatcagccggttcccgtgcgtcaacgtaacgcgagatctgccgagaatatcgccgctgtgcgcgacagtgtcctcgaaaacccgcggcagtcaattccgcgtcgcgcacaggaactcggcctttcgcagacgacaacttggcgaattttgcgttgtgacttgagcccgcacccgtacaagatccagctgacccaagagctcaaggttaatgaccatagacagcgccgtgtgttcgctgactgggcattagagcagttggaagttgacgccgattttggcaaaaaaatcatcttcggcgacgaggcgcatttttggatgaatggctatgtcaacaagcaaaattgccgtatttgggacgagaccaatccacacgaggttcaccaagtggcaatgcacccgcagaaagtgactgtttggtgcggattttgggccggaggcgtgattggtccgtattttttcgaaaacgataatggtgtggccgtcaccgtcaatggtgagcgataccggtcgatgataaccaacttcttttggcctgaaatcgagaatatggatctggacaacatgtggtttcaacaggacggcgctacgtgccacacagcacacgctacgatggaagttctgcacgagcaatttctggacatggtcatctcgcgcggaggcgacgtgaactggccaccgagatcgtgcgatttgaccccgctggactttttcttgtggggttttcttaagtcgcaggtctatgccaacaagccgcaaaccaccgatgccctcaaagtcaacatacgccacgccatcgatcaaatacagcccgatttgtgcgccagagtcatcgaaaattggacctttcgtgtgcgcgccaccaaccgaagccgtggcggtcatttgaatgatgtcatattccatacataatggggtcgatagaccttccaaataaaaaaaaaatttcgcaaatatctttcctacatgtatttttttttgcatttcaaagatcaagcgctcttaatggaaaaccctatacgTAATGTCTAAAGAAAGTAATGGCTTCTGTGGGCTTCGtatgaaatgttattaaaaacgtTCTTACTCATTTAACGTGACtaaggaaatttaataattaagaaaatcgTTTTATgtgtaaaagaatatttataatatattgtttaatagaCAAGCACACACTCCGCATACACAGCTCCGaggaattgtttgaaatagttCCAATTGATCTTCTACGGTCGCACTGTTCGCCGTAGGGTCGGACTACATCCACATCACCTAGATGAATTCAGTTGCGAGACTGTAGGTTGCGGTCATTTTTTCCATGCACGAGCATGATGTGGGATGATCTTCCGCCCGAGGTTTTTTTAAAGAGCTACAACATGGGATCTTTCAAACATCAACTGTTCAAATACCATGATCAAGGTCGATCAGCTGAAGCTGCTACCATTTATGTTGCCGATGTCCATGGGCTACGGTGACTAAAGCATGAGGCTCCTTGCTCGTTTGCCCCTTtatcatagaaaaaaataataataatatatttgtatacctTAAGGCGGTTATGAGAGCATAAGTGGTGAGCGCTTTCGGCAGGCTCTGCAGCACAATTGAAagctacatatattattaaatgtgaaCCAGGTGGTTCGTTAAGTTTTTTGTAAAGGAAAATGGTTATGAATATGAGAGGATGAGGAAAAATCTGCCATGAAAAGTTACTGCAAACCTccacaaagaaatataaataatattgaaagaaaatattaaagtggaaattaattgaatttcctattacaaacttattaattttccaCATGAAAGATCATAACGAGAGATTAATTTTGTCCCAGTGTTGATCTTATATTGatttgaaacttataatattcatatcgataaatataactttcggaaaatattttgaacttcTTTTCCCTTTACTTCAAACCTCTTTGAAAATTTCCACTATACCAAATTTATAtcggtataaaaaaaaatatttttaataaggtgTAATATCCAAGTCTTAGAAATTCGtaccattataaaatatagtgacaataaattagaattttttgaCTACGGCTTTTTCGAAGAGTATAAATCAATTAGTTTCCATggaaaccattttttttaaattgtagataaaacttttttattaaagattattaactttatgaGTTTCTtgtgtatgtttttgtataaaggaatttttttaattattaatacctTTTATCCTGTTTACATtacacttaaaaaacattgtttacaataaaaaaaaaacgtagtaactgttgtttttttttgtcaagataaccactttttattaaatgtactcCATGAAAGTCCGATTTATTaacagaaaaacaaatttactcgtacttttttaataattaggtGAGTaagcaaatttttaataatcattattaattatcgaACTAACATAGATGTAAGTTATTTACAGCAATGcagtaaaacacaatgttccGTGAGTTAAAAGGTCGTTCAACCctttaaacattaaagttaATGTAGTAATGAGCGGAGCGTTGAGAATAGCGGGAGCGTGGAGCGGGTATTATAGCGggataaaacaattattgtaaaatgtctctttacagtattttttaacaaatacagattatttactttattaaattgtcatcatcatcattagcctatcggagcccactgctgagcgaaggcctcttctcacatggagaaagttagagcattaatcaccacgcttgctcaagacgggttggcgatttcaatcttataattttgaaattacaagaccaggtttcctcacgatgttttcgtTCACCGTCCGCCAGTGGtttctaaatactcttaaaaagtacatatgactcggaaaagatcacattggtacttgccaggtttcgaacccgcgccctcacgaatgagaggcgggcctttaactcCAGGCCATCACGACtagtaatagtaatttaatattactttcaaaaccaaaataattaaGCTGTTTCTTTACTTTctgattcatttaattatataaatacaactcAGTACAATAAAAACTTGAAACAATAAAGATGTTGTTTTTGGACACAATTATAGTGAAATGAATATCAAAACACTATGTTtcgttttatactttaatattaatacaggagtattaatttattgatcatTAAAAGTGTGGGAATTAGGAAGAAACATTAAGAAATTGTACAAACAGAAATATGAAATACGTAGTAAGGTAAAATGCAACTTTGtattaataagattatatacaCAACTTATTGTAATACGAAAAACattcaatattgaaaataaatttcaatgtgaatttatgtttttaatgattaatattCCCAAGCATTAATATGAATGCTACATCGAACGCTCCGCTTATGACATGTTACTACCAAGTTCACTCTTAATTATGCCTATGTATCGATCTAGGTGGatggtttttttaaactataaacgaAAGCCTTACAACTACCGTGCTTTTAATGGGTacgatacatattttaaaagcacaCATCTCATTTAATTCAGAGATGTTTAATACTATAGCGTTTTCACATATCTTACTCATTGTCATTGTATGtagctattaaaatttaattcacgacaattttattgataaaatataataaaccgTATTAAAAAAGGAACCTAAATGGCCGCTTGTATCACAGCTGGAGCGTGTTTTAAAtcgattttgataataatagtattttaaaatgatgcaACACTAACTCACTGTCGATAcctactattataaaatattaaaatattaacgtttcCACGTATCTGTTTCTTACGTTTC is a genomic window containing:
- the LOC116773839 gene encoding uncharacterized protein LOC116773839; this translates as MPKPTPVEDLIIPPQDQKICGTICVCQMTAILSCVAIVYLTVAIYMPYTRAIASGIDPTPIMCTTTRAVNKENCDWGSCGEWCLSKTSGACIQIYVNLRKNGSSLLLSECGSAANKTCYGIDQENAKKYHCIRDECRNLTGTFNCTEGKCINITDAFECAFRDTDPPLKCSGRRGKITCIDVHGLFSCSRGTCRKIRTPYNCDRRCVDIPTRNKNVIVLSGDRVFLAKCAKLAQEEGGNVVWTDSGEEVLMLSCHAVHNGSSGVVAVDCINAALLPRTEISDLTNFTYLQYLYTSKATPNRLIAPSEVELTLANDSRLMINLEGCVNTLADECKEFLKDYGRDGTDHNAKARFPCFYTESNPDTVVARFDLDATYRQFIVALILPTVLIVVSCITLMLCQKTVEVGDDAKMRIKGCGSGQADMQLSPNDPVSPL
- the LOC116773840 gene encoding protein tipE yields the protein MSTISRSRTSLSPATSERSTLPMGASAEPGSPEFQPLEPTREQLLAHFFERFKFYTSLCLGTSAILAVFAFLFLIPFVVEPAIQTILAEFAPEAGICAVSDHVYANTLTNCTWASCREGCTTTHTKCHKIRVNLARRPFEDNTPVPTEWDATDLKFLINPEGCGYPPRVNCSEFANDYAGKKAPKIFPCYYSMTRPDLVVARYSWDTTIRGLVLALVLPTTVFVFSLSVLAYWHCHCCDRACNRRVHAESYASKEDSKLLCELDEDPSDDVF